From Drosophila suzukii chromosome 2R, CBGP_Dsuzu_IsoJpt1.0, whole genome shotgun sequence, a single genomic window includes:
- the SCAP gene encoding sterol regulatory element-binding protein cleavage-activating protein isoform X5, which translates to MTCPALFTSYPLINIPLPGTIPTKIVVPYEAGYGSPTAYNHSGSTFAPPAPGEPLPVGPASPYNGSATNRSVPPLLPWAQSRPPFFFVQQITLRASVLPWAEGMQLMDAFRAPLYEVFKLLEIVRNHQSNENQRTLEHNCVHVENVKRGTHGQQIFPEYGCLLLSPANMWSQNAQNFSRDTNILNTIFQYHNLQKSKVSAAEMLFGLPMQDTGFKRYPLRARSRIIQYALTLILKDNDLEYLETLKEKLQLHYPPLPLRPSASRSLKEPSTITYIFYPGEYRMWELVPYTVAFMLVFAYVYFSVRKIDVFRSRLLLALCSVITTAGSLAMSLGLCFFFGLTISLQSKDIFPYLVILVGLENSLVITKSVVSIDETFDVKIRVAKALSKEGWHISKTLLTEITILTIGLATFVPVIQEFCIFAIVGLLSDFMLQMLLFSTILAMNIKRAEYTTEAKHLPKMLLSCTQGAGRQEFRFFGATPSMPPFVPGTFQRSQSHPKLCFADASSVNDRTSLVNAHSPQEQRIPKRIKIVNFWARTRFFQRAFMIWMIVWICSIVYNSGCLEQLFSMESNGTMTATFELHRRLQAGRGAVSSFFEGWQADQQRPTSAPGGSGISTTLKSTLAKDINETAEDVQRLRYPNFDLNYFLSNFHWSTIMKQYNISLSGHYVTLLPTIRLSHAISPELATLLRNPQEQLQQNFQWKALAAALDPLDFNDDDVRRDSPMVMGGGMPLVPKSPMEIFFAILLCCISIFVLCYTMVVFYRCICTRNYAEWRSSWHESEAPYKQTEQILEGVPTQIAGHKHRIECLVSDGAYIISCCLKGQIRVWDARSGEQLTSIARSDIQISHLRPDGQTLVRKLAVSPVWCLDYFDNLIAVGCANGRVELWESPAGLLKCAYQEDVKRNQGITHIHLNGDRVIVARLSGRLDFYRLETYYKGKQIDWGFTSAYRRTHVRTGSTGSLGLMMHQQRCQQDTAQKTTKEEMKITLEGVRLAHQQPITCMQVVNDMVFTGSQDHTLKVYCLNKSDAEYTLHGHCGPVTCLFMDRWQPCTGGSGSQDGLLCVWDLFTGACMYNIQAHDGAVSCLACAPSYVISLGTDERICVWERFQGNLLTTINISNAYSSLLMLTPSLLVTSKMGSLIVWDVRTGQPAREVKLDFANLQLCPKIMMLACDSVVCDYGNEIRVVRFPIVADKCH; encoded by the exons ATGACATGTCCCGCGttattcacaag CTATCCGTTAATCAACATACCGTTGCCCGGGACAATACCCACCAAGATTGTGGTACCTTACGAGGCTGGGTATGGATCTCCCACGGCCTACAACCACAGTGGCTCCACGTTTGCACCACCCGCTCCCGGCGAACCCTTGCCCGTCGGACCCGCTAGCCCTTACAATGGAAGTGCCACGAACCGCAGTGTGCCTCCCCTACTACCGTGGGCGCAAAGCAGacccccctttttttttgtccAGCAGATTACGCTGCGAGCAAGTGTTCTCCCGTGGGCAGAGGGAATGCAGCTGATGGATGCGTTCCGTGCGCCGCTTTACGAAGTTTTTAAGTTGCTCGAAATTGTGCGCAATCACCAGAGCAACGAAAA CCAGCGAACACTGGAGCACAACTGCGTTCATGTAGAGAACGTAAAGCGCGGGACCCACGGGCAGCAGATCTTTCCAGAGTACGGCTGCCTGCTTCTCTCGCCTGCCAACATGTGGTCACAGAACGCTCAGAATTTCAGCCGAGACACAAACATTTTAAACACGATATTTCAGTACCAT AACCTGCAAAAGTCAAAGGTTTCCGCCGCAGAAATGTTGTTCGGCCTACCCATGCAGGACACTGGCTTCAAGCGCTATCCGTTGCGCGCTCGGTCACGGATCATTCAGTATGCCTTGACCTTGATCCTTAAGGACAACGACCTGGAATACCTTGAGACTCTTAAGGAGAAGCTGCAGCTACACTACCCGCCGCTGCCACTGAGACCGTCGGCGAGTAGGTCGCTGAAAGAACCATCGACAATTACTTACATATTTTACCCGGGAGAGTACCGAATGTGGGAACTGGTGCCCTACACGGTGGCCTTCATGTTAGTGTTCGCGTACGTCTACTTCTCTGTCCGTAAAATTGACGTTTTTCGCTCTCGGCTTTTGCTGGCTCTGTGCAGCGTAATCACAACGGCTGGAAGCTTGGCCATGTCCCTTGGCTTGTGCTTCTTTTTCGGCCTGACCATCTCACTGCAGTCAAAAGACATATTTCCCTATCTGGTAATCCTGGTGGGACTGGAAAACAGTTTGGTGATCACAAAGAGCGTGGTGTCAATCGACGAAACGTTCGACGTGAAGATCCGCGTAGCAAAGGCCCTAAGCAAGGAGGGCTGGCATATATCCAAGACCCTGCTAACGGAGATTACAATTTTGACTATTGGCCTCGCCACTTTCGTTCCAGTCATCCAGGAGTTCTGTATCTTCGCTATAGTCGGCTTGCTTTCAGACTTCATGCTACAAATGCTCCTCTTTTCCACCATCTTGGCAATGAACATAAAGCGGGCCGAATATACAACAGAGGCGAAGCACCTCCCTAAGATGCTGCTGAGCTGCACTCAGGGGGCGGGTCGACAGGAATTCCGCTTCTTTGGTGCCACCCCATCGATGCCGCCCTTTGTTCCCGGCACATTCCAACGATCACAGTCGCATCCGAAGCTCTGCTTTGCAGATGCCTCATCTGTCAATGATCGGACAAGCTTGGTCAACGCCCACTCCCCGCAAGAACAGCGAATTCCTAAGCGCATCAAGATTGTTAACTTTTGGGCTCGCACCCGCTTTTTTCAGCGGGCTTTCATGATCTGGATGATTGTGTGGATATGCTCTATAGTGTATAACTCGGGATGCCTGGAACAGTTGTTCAGTATGGAGAGTAACGGCACGATGACTGCAACCTTTGAACTCCATCGACGCCTACAGGCAGGGCGTGGAGCCGTCAGCAGCTTTTTCGAGGGATGGCAGGCGGATCAGCAGCGGCCCACAAGTGCTCCCGGCGGCAGTGGCATTTCAACTACCTTAAAATCTACACTCGCAAAAGATATTAATGAGACGGCCGAGGATGTGCAGCGACTGCGCTACCCAAACTTTGACCTAAACTACTTCCTCTCGAACTTCCACTGGTCTACGATCATGAAACAGTACAACATATCACTCAGTGGGCACTACGTAACCTTACTGCCAACCATTCGGCTTAGCCATGCCATTTCGCCCGAGCTAGCGACATTGTTACGCAACCCGCAAGAGCAACTGCAACAGAATTTCCAGTGGAAGGCCTTGGCCGCTGCGCTCGATCCCCTCGACTTTAACGACGACGACGTACGCCGCGATTCCCCAATGGTAATGGGTGGCGGTATGCCGTTGGTTCCTAAGAGCCCCATGGAAATATTCTTCGCCATCCTTCTCTGCTGCATTAGCATCTTCGTGCTGTGCTACACAATGGTGGTCTTCTACCGCTGCATATGTACCAGGAACTACGCCGAGTGGCGTTCTAGCTGGCATGAATCCGAAGCGCCTTATAAGCAGACTGAACAGATTCTCGAGGGTGTGCCAACTCAAATAGCCGGCCACAAGCATCGCATTGAGTGTCTCGTCTCCGACGGTGCCTACATCATAAGCTGCTGCCTTAAAGGCCAAATCCGTGTGTGGGATGCACGCAGTGGTGAGCAGCTAACCAGCATCGCCCGCTCCGACATCCAAATCTCTCATCTACGACCGGATGGACAGACGCTGGTGCGGAAACTGGCCGTGTCACCGGTGTGGTGTCTGGACTACTTCGACAATCTCATTGCAGTAGGCTGCGCTAATGGACGCGTAGAGTTGTGGGAATCCCCTGCCGGTTTACTTAAGTGTGCATACCAGGAAGACGTCAAGAGGAACCAAGGAATAACCCACATCCACTTGAATGGCGATCGAGTGATTGTGGCTCGTCTGAGTGGTCGGCTGGATTTCTACCGCTTGGAGACGTATTACAAAGGGAAGCAGATAGACTGGGGTTTTACCTCGGCCTACAGGCGCA CTCACGTACGAACAGGATCTACTGGAAGCCTGGGACTGATGATGCATCAGCAGCGGTGCCAGCAGGATACCGCTCAGAAGACCACTAAGGAGGAAATGAAAATCACATTGGAGGGCGTGCGACTAGCCCATCAGCAACCTATCACCTGCATGCAGGTCGTTAACGACATGGTCTTTACCGGCAGCCAGGACCACACTCTTAAG gtttattgtctTAACAAGTCGGATGCGGAGTATACGCTTCACGGACATTGTGGGCCCGTGACCTGCCTATTCATGGACCGCTGGCAACCATGCACCGGCGGCTCCGGTTCCCAGGACGGTCTGCTCTGTGTTTGGGATCTGTTTACCGGTGCCTGCATGTATAACATCCAAGCCCACGACGGTGCCGTTAGCTGCCTGGCCTGCGCCCCTAGCTATGTGATATCGCTGGGCACGGACGAGCGAATCTGCGTGTGGGAACGATTTCAGGGAAATTTGCTGACTACCATAAACATCTCCAACGCTTACTCCAGTCTGCTGATGCTAACACCGTCACTGTTGGTGACCAGCAAAATGG GATCTCTTATTGTTTGGGATGTGCGCACTGGGCAGCCGGCTCGCGAGGTCAAGCTGGACTTTGCCAATCTGCAGCTGTGCCCCAAAATTATGATGCTTGCCTGCGATTCGGTAGTTTGCGACTACGGAAATGAGATCCGCGTCGTCCGCTTCCCTATCGTGGCTGACAAGTGCCACTAA
- the SCAP gene encoding sterol regulatory element-binding protein cleavage-activating protein isoform X1: MAAATDGSGSARAAAAAASTSPRTASNGCGLTGKPPGSPASSAAAAEPGSAATSSAGLPASVSHFYYKHGLFLSSYPTCASSIAFMAILLSCYPLINIPLPGTIPTKIVVPYEAGYGSPTAYNHSGSTFAPPAPGEPLPVGPASPYNGSATNRSVPPLLPWAQSRPPFFFVQQITLRASVLPWAEGMQLMDAFRAPLYEVFKLLEIVRNHQSNENQRTLEHNCVHVENVKRGTHGQQIFPEYGCLLLSPANMWSQNAQNFSRDTNILNTIFQYHNLQKSKVSAAEMLFGLPMQDTGFKRYPLRARSRIIQYALTLILKDNDLEYLETLKEKLQLHYPPLPLRPSASRSLKEPSTITYIFYPGEYRMWELVPYTVAFMLVFAYVYFSVRKIDVFRSRLLLALCSVITTAGSLAMSLGLCFFFGLTISLQSKDIFPYLVILVGLENSLVITKSVVSIDETFDVKIRVAKALSKEGWHISKTLLTEITILTIGLATFVPVIQEFCIFAIVGLLSDFMLQMLLFSTILAMNIKRAEYTTEAKHLPKMLLSCTQGAGRQEFRFFGATPSMPPFVPGTFQRSQSHPKLCFADASSVNDRTSLVNAHSPQEQRIPKRIKIVNFWARTRFFQRAFMIWMIVWICSIVYNSGCLEQLFSMESNGTMTATFELHRRLQAGRGAVSSFFEGWQADQQRPTSAPGGSGISTTLKSTLAKDINETAEDVQRLRYPNFDLNYFLSNFHWSTIMKQYNISLSGHYVTLLPTIRLSHAISPELATLLRNPQEQLQQNFQWKALAAALDPLDFNDDDVRRDSPMVMGGGMPLVPKSPMEIFFAILLCCISIFVLCYTMVVFYRCICTRNYAEWRSSWHESEAPYKQTEQILEGVPTQIAGHKHRIECLVSDGAYIISCCLKGQIRVWDARSGEQLTSIARSDIQISHLRPDGQTLVRKLAVSPVWCLDYFDNLIAVGCANGRVELWESPAGLLKCAYQEDVKRNQGITHIHLNGDRVIVARLSGRLDFYRLETYYKGKQIDWGFTSAYRRTHVRTGSTGSLGLMMHQQRCQQDTAQKTTKEEMKITLEGVRLAHQQPITCMQVVNDMVFTGSQDHTLKVYCLNKSDAEYTLHGHCGPVTCLFMDRWQPCTGGSGSQDGLLCVWDLFTGACMYNIQAHDGAVSCLACAPSYVISLGTDERICVWERFQGNLLTTINISNAYSSLLMLTPSLLVTSKMGSLIVWDVRTGQPAREVKLDFANLQLCPKIMMLACDSVVCDYGNEIRVVRFPIVADKCH, from the exons CTATCCGTTAATCAACATACCGTTGCCCGGGACAATACCCACCAAGATTGTGGTACCTTACGAGGCTGGGTATGGATCTCCCACGGCCTACAACCACAGTGGCTCCACGTTTGCACCACCCGCTCCCGGCGAACCCTTGCCCGTCGGACCCGCTAGCCCTTACAATGGAAGTGCCACGAACCGCAGTGTGCCTCCCCTACTACCGTGGGCGCAAAGCAGacccccctttttttttgtccAGCAGATTACGCTGCGAGCAAGTGTTCTCCCGTGGGCAGAGGGAATGCAGCTGATGGATGCGTTCCGTGCGCCGCTTTACGAAGTTTTTAAGTTGCTCGAAATTGTGCGCAATCACCAGAGCAACGAAAA CCAGCGAACACTGGAGCACAACTGCGTTCATGTAGAGAACGTAAAGCGCGGGACCCACGGGCAGCAGATCTTTCCAGAGTACGGCTGCCTGCTTCTCTCGCCTGCCAACATGTGGTCACAGAACGCTCAGAATTTCAGCCGAGACACAAACATTTTAAACACGATATTTCAGTACCAT AACCTGCAAAAGTCAAAGGTTTCCGCCGCAGAAATGTTGTTCGGCCTACCCATGCAGGACACTGGCTTCAAGCGCTATCCGTTGCGCGCTCGGTCACGGATCATTCAGTATGCCTTGACCTTGATCCTTAAGGACAACGACCTGGAATACCTTGAGACTCTTAAGGAGAAGCTGCAGCTACACTACCCGCCGCTGCCACTGAGACCGTCGGCGAGTAGGTCGCTGAAAGAACCATCGACAATTACTTACATATTTTACCCGGGAGAGTACCGAATGTGGGAACTGGTGCCCTACACGGTGGCCTTCATGTTAGTGTTCGCGTACGTCTACTTCTCTGTCCGTAAAATTGACGTTTTTCGCTCTCGGCTTTTGCTGGCTCTGTGCAGCGTAATCACAACGGCTGGAAGCTTGGCCATGTCCCTTGGCTTGTGCTTCTTTTTCGGCCTGACCATCTCACTGCAGTCAAAAGACATATTTCCCTATCTGGTAATCCTGGTGGGACTGGAAAACAGTTTGGTGATCACAAAGAGCGTGGTGTCAATCGACGAAACGTTCGACGTGAAGATCCGCGTAGCAAAGGCCCTAAGCAAGGAGGGCTGGCATATATCCAAGACCCTGCTAACGGAGATTACAATTTTGACTATTGGCCTCGCCACTTTCGTTCCAGTCATCCAGGAGTTCTGTATCTTCGCTATAGTCGGCTTGCTTTCAGACTTCATGCTACAAATGCTCCTCTTTTCCACCATCTTGGCAATGAACATAAAGCGGGCCGAATATACAACAGAGGCGAAGCACCTCCCTAAGATGCTGCTGAGCTGCACTCAGGGGGCGGGTCGACAGGAATTCCGCTTCTTTGGTGCCACCCCATCGATGCCGCCCTTTGTTCCCGGCACATTCCAACGATCACAGTCGCATCCGAAGCTCTGCTTTGCAGATGCCTCATCTGTCAATGATCGGACAAGCTTGGTCAACGCCCACTCCCCGCAAGAACAGCGAATTCCTAAGCGCATCAAGATTGTTAACTTTTGGGCTCGCACCCGCTTTTTTCAGCGGGCTTTCATGATCTGGATGATTGTGTGGATATGCTCTATAGTGTATAACTCGGGATGCCTGGAACAGTTGTTCAGTATGGAGAGTAACGGCACGATGACTGCAACCTTTGAACTCCATCGACGCCTACAGGCAGGGCGTGGAGCCGTCAGCAGCTTTTTCGAGGGATGGCAGGCGGATCAGCAGCGGCCCACAAGTGCTCCCGGCGGCAGTGGCATTTCAACTACCTTAAAATCTACACTCGCAAAAGATATTAATGAGACGGCCGAGGATGTGCAGCGACTGCGCTACCCAAACTTTGACCTAAACTACTTCCTCTCGAACTTCCACTGGTCTACGATCATGAAACAGTACAACATATCACTCAGTGGGCACTACGTAACCTTACTGCCAACCATTCGGCTTAGCCATGCCATTTCGCCCGAGCTAGCGACATTGTTACGCAACCCGCAAGAGCAACTGCAACAGAATTTCCAGTGGAAGGCCTTGGCCGCTGCGCTCGATCCCCTCGACTTTAACGACGACGACGTACGCCGCGATTCCCCAATGGTAATGGGTGGCGGTATGCCGTTGGTTCCTAAGAGCCCCATGGAAATATTCTTCGCCATCCTTCTCTGCTGCATTAGCATCTTCGTGCTGTGCTACACAATGGTGGTCTTCTACCGCTGCATATGTACCAGGAACTACGCCGAGTGGCGTTCTAGCTGGCATGAATCCGAAGCGCCTTATAAGCAGACTGAACAGATTCTCGAGGGTGTGCCAACTCAAATAGCCGGCCACAAGCATCGCATTGAGTGTCTCGTCTCCGACGGTGCCTACATCATAAGCTGCTGCCTTAAAGGCCAAATCCGTGTGTGGGATGCACGCAGTGGTGAGCAGCTAACCAGCATCGCCCGCTCCGACATCCAAATCTCTCATCTACGACCGGATGGACAGACGCTGGTGCGGAAACTGGCCGTGTCACCGGTGTGGTGTCTGGACTACTTCGACAATCTCATTGCAGTAGGCTGCGCTAATGGACGCGTAGAGTTGTGGGAATCCCCTGCCGGTTTACTTAAGTGTGCATACCAGGAAGACGTCAAGAGGAACCAAGGAATAACCCACATCCACTTGAATGGCGATCGAGTGATTGTGGCTCGTCTGAGTGGTCGGCTGGATTTCTACCGCTTGGAGACGTATTACAAAGGGAAGCAGATAGACTGGGGTTTTACCTCGGCCTACAGGCGCA CTCACGTACGAACAGGATCTACTGGAAGCCTGGGACTGATGATGCATCAGCAGCGGTGCCAGCAGGATACCGCTCAGAAGACCACTAAGGAGGAAATGAAAATCACATTGGAGGGCGTGCGACTAGCCCATCAGCAACCTATCACCTGCATGCAGGTCGTTAACGACATGGTCTTTACCGGCAGCCAGGACCACACTCTTAAG gtttattgtctTAACAAGTCGGATGCGGAGTATACGCTTCACGGACATTGTGGGCCCGTGACCTGCCTATTCATGGACCGCTGGCAACCATGCACCGGCGGCTCCGGTTCCCAGGACGGTCTGCTCTGTGTTTGGGATCTGTTTACCGGTGCCTGCATGTATAACATCCAAGCCCACGACGGTGCCGTTAGCTGCCTGGCCTGCGCCCCTAGCTATGTGATATCGCTGGGCACGGACGAGCGAATCTGCGTGTGGGAACGATTTCAGGGAAATTTGCTGACTACCATAAACATCTCCAACGCTTACTCCAGTCTGCTGATGCTAACACCGTCACTGTTGGTGACCAGCAAAATGG GATCTCTTATTGTTTGGGATGTGCGCACTGGGCAGCCGGCTCGCGAGGTCAAGCTGGACTTTGCCAATCTGCAGCTGTGCCCCAAAATTATGATGCTTGCCTGCGATTCGGTAGTTTGCGACTACGGAAATGAGATCCGCGTCGTCCGCTTCCCTATCGTGGCTGACAAGTGCCACTAA
- the SCAP gene encoding sterol regulatory element-binding protein cleavage-activating protein isoform X2: MLIKINSVTCSEFKELAAWAWNFTCYPLINIPLPGTIPTKIVVPYEAGYGSPTAYNHSGSTFAPPAPGEPLPVGPASPYNGSATNRSVPPLLPWAQSRPPFFFVQQITLRASVLPWAEGMQLMDAFRAPLYEVFKLLEIVRNHQSNENQRTLEHNCVHVENVKRGTHGQQIFPEYGCLLLSPANMWSQNAQNFSRDTNILNTIFQYHNLQKSKVSAAEMLFGLPMQDTGFKRYPLRARSRIIQYALTLILKDNDLEYLETLKEKLQLHYPPLPLRPSASRSLKEPSTITYIFYPGEYRMWELVPYTVAFMLVFAYVYFSVRKIDVFRSRLLLALCSVITTAGSLAMSLGLCFFFGLTISLQSKDIFPYLVILVGLENSLVITKSVVSIDETFDVKIRVAKALSKEGWHISKTLLTEITILTIGLATFVPVIQEFCIFAIVGLLSDFMLQMLLFSTILAMNIKRAEYTTEAKHLPKMLLSCTQGAGRQEFRFFGATPSMPPFVPGTFQRSQSHPKLCFADASSVNDRTSLVNAHSPQEQRIPKRIKIVNFWARTRFFQRAFMIWMIVWICSIVYNSGCLEQLFSMESNGTMTATFELHRRLQAGRGAVSSFFEGWQADQQRPTSAPGGSGISTTLKSTLAKDINETAEDVQRLRYPNFDLNYFLSNFHWSTIMKQYNISLSGHYVTLLPTIRLSHAISPELATLLRNPQEQLQQNFQWKALAAALDPLDFNDDDVRRDSPMVMGGGMPLVPKSPMEIFFAILLCCISIFVLCYTMVVFYRCICTRNYAEWRSSWHESEAPYKQTEQILEGVPTQIAGHKHRIECLVSDGAYIISCCLKGQIRVWDARSGEQLTSIARSDIQISHLRPDGQTLVRKLAVSPVWCLDYFDNLIAVGCANGRVELWESPAGLLKCAYQEDVKRNQGITHIHLNGDRVIVARLSGRLDFYRLETYYKGKQIDWGFTSAYRRTHVRTGSTGSLGLMMHQQRCQQDTAQKTTKEEMKITLEGVRLAHQQPITCMQVVNDMVFTGSQDHTLKVYCLNKSDAEYTLHGHCGPVTCLFMDRWQPCTGGSGSQDGLLCVWDLFTGACMYNIQAHDGAVSCLACAPSYVISLGTDERICVWERFQGNLLTTINISNAYSSLLMLTPSLLVTSKMGSLIVWDVRTGQPAREVKLDFANLQLCPKIMMLACDSVVCDYGNEIRVVRFPIVADKCH, translated from the exons CTATCCGTTAATCAACATACCGTTGCCCGGGACAATACCCACCAAGATTGTGGTACCTTACGAGGCTGGGTATGGATCTCCCACGGCCTACAACCACAGTGGCTCCACGTTTGCACCACCCGCTCCCGGCGAACCCTTGCCCGTCGGACCCGCTAGCCCTTACAATGGAAGTGCCACGAACCGCAGTGTGCCTCCCCTACTACCGTGGGCGCAAAGCAGacccccctttttttttgtccAGCAGATTACGCTGCGAGCAAGTGTTCTCCCGTGGGCAGAGGGAATGCAGCTGATGGATGCGTTCCGTGCGCCGCTTTACGAAGTTTTTAAGTTGCTCGAAATTGTGCGCAATCACCAGAGCAACGAAAA CCAGCGAACACTGGAGCACAACTGCGTTCATGTAGAGAACGTAAAGCGCGGGACCCACGGGCAGCAGATCTTTCCAGAGTACGGCTGCCTGCTTCTCTCGCCTGCCAACATGTGGTCACAGAACGCTCAGAATTTCAGCCGAGACACAAACATTTTAAACACGATATTTCAGTACCAT AACCTGCAAAAGTCAAAGGTTTCCGCCGCAGAAATGTTGTTCGGCCTACCCATGCAGGACACTGGCTTCAAGCGCTATCCGTTGCGCGCTCGGTCACGGATCATTCAGTATGCCTTGACCTTGATCCTTAAGGACAACGACCTGGAATACCTTGAGACTCTTAAGGAGAAGCTGCAGCTACACTACCCGCCGCTGCCACTGAGACCGTCGGCGAGTAGGTCGCTGAAAGAACCATCGACAATTACTTACATATTTTACCCGGGAGAGTACCGAATGTGGGAACTGGTGCCCTACACGGTGGCCTTCATGTTAGTGTTCGCGTACGTCTACTTCTCTGTCCGTAAAATTGACGTTTTTCGCTCTCGGCTTTTGCTGGCTCTGTGCAGCGTAATCACAACGGCTGGAAGCTTGGCCATGTCCCTTGGCTTGTGCTTCTTTTTCGGCCTGACCATCTCACTGCAGTCAAAAGACATATTTCCCTATCTGGTAATCCTGGTGGGACTGGAAAACAGTTTGGTGATCACAAAGAGCGTGGTGTCAATCGACGAAACGTTCGACGTGAAGATCCGCGTAGCAAAGGCCCTAAGCAAGGAGGGCTGGCATATATCCAAGACCCTGCTAACGGAGATTACAATTTTGACTATTGGCCTCGCCACTTTCGTTCCAGTCATCCAGGAGTTCTGTATCTTCGCTATAGTCGGCTTGCTTTCAGACTTCATGCTACAAATGCTCCTCTTTTCCACCATCTTGGCAATGAACATAAAGCGGGCCGAATATACAACAGAGGCGAAGCACCTCCCTAAGATGCTGCTGAGCTGCACTCAGGGGGCGGGTCGACAGGAATTCCGCTTCTTTGGTGCCACCCCATCGATGCCGCCCTTTGTTCCCGGCACATTCCAACGATCACAGTCGCATCCGAAGCTCTGCTTTGCAGATGCCTCATCTGTCAATGATCGGACAAGCTTGGTCAACGCCCACTCCCCGCAAGAACAGCGAATTCCTAAGCGCATCAAGATTGTTAACTTTTGGGCTCGCACCCGCTTTTTTCAGCGGGCTTTCATGATCTGGATGATTGTGTGGATATGCTCTATAGTGTATAACTCGGGATGCCTGGAACAGTTGTTCAGTATGGAGAGTAACGGCACGATGACTGCAACCTTTGAACTCCATCGACGCCTACAGGCAGGGCGTGGAGCCGTCAGCAGCTTTTTCGAGGGATGGCAGGCGGATCAGCAGCGGCCCACAAGTGCTCCCGGCGGCAGTGGCATTTCAACTACCTTAAAATCTACACTCGCAAAAGATATTAATGAGACGGCCGAGGATGTGCAGCGACTGCGCTACCCAAACTTTGACCTAAACTACTTCCTCTCGAACTTCCACTGGTCTACGATCATGAAACAGTACAACATATCACTCAGTGGGCACTACGTAACCTTACTGCCAACCATTCGGCTTAGCCATGCCATTTCGCCCGAGCTAGCGACATTGTTACGCAACCCGCAAGAGCAACTGCAACAGAATTTCCAGTGGAAGGCCTTGGCCGCTGCGCTCGATCCCCTCGACTTTAACGACGACGACGTACGCCGCGATTCCCCAATGGTAATGGGTGGCGGTATGCCGTTGGTTCCTAAGAGCCCCATGGAAATATTCTTCGCCATCCTTCTCTGCTGCATTAGCATCTTCGTGCTGTGCTACACAATGGTGGTCTTCTACCGCTGCATATGTACCAGGAACTACGCCGAGTGGCGTTCTAGCTGGCATGAATCCGAAGCGCCTTATAAGCAGACTGAACAGATTCTCGAGGGTGTGCCAACTCAAATAGCCGGCCACAAGCATCGCATTGAGTGTCTCGTCTCCGACGGTGCCTACATCATAAGCTGCTGCCTTAAAGGCCAAATCCGTGTGTGGGATGCACGCAGTGGTGAGCAGCTAACCAGCATCGCCCGCTCCGACATCCAAATCTCTCATCTACGACCGGATGGACAGACGCTGGTGCGGAAACTGGCCGTGTCACCGGTGTGGTGTCTGGACTACTTCGACAATCTCATTGCAGTAGGCTGCGCTAATGGACGCGTAGAGTTGTGGGAATCCCCTGCCGGTTTACTTAAGTGTGCATACCAGGAAGACGTCAAGAGGAACCAAGGAATAACCCACATCCACTTGAATGGCGATCGAGTGATTGTGGCTCGTCTGAGTGGTCGGCTGGATTTCTACCGCTTGGAGACGTATTACAAAGGGAAGCAGATAGACTGGGGTTTTACCTCGGCCTACAGGCGCA CTCACGTACGAACAGGATCTACTGGAAGCCTGGGACTGATGATGCATCAGCAGCGGTGCCAGCAGGATACCGCTCAGAAGACCACTAAGGAGGAAATGAAAATCACATTGGAGGGCGTGCGACTAGCCCATCAGCAACCTATCACCTGCATGCAGGTCGTTAACGACATGGTCTTTACCGGCAGCCAGGACCACACTCTTAAG gtttattgtctTAACAAGTCGGATGCGGAGTATACGCTTCACGGACATTGTGGGCCCGTGACCTGCCTATTCATGGACCGCTGGCAACCATGCACCGGCGGCTCCGGTTCCCAGGACGGTCTGCTCTGTGTTTGGGATCTGTTTACCGGTGCCTGCATGTATAACATCCAAGCCCACGACGGTGCCGTTAGCTGCCTGGCCTGCGCCCCTAGCTATGTGATATCGCTGGGCACGGACGAGCGAATCTGCGTGTGGGAACGATTTCAGGGAAATTTGCTGACTACCATAAACATCTCCAACGCTTACTCCAGTCTGCTGATGCTAACACCGTCACTGTTGGTGACCAGCAAAATGG GATCTCTTATTGTTTGGGATGTGCGCACTGGGCAGCCGGCTCGCGAGGTCAAGCTGGACTTTGCCAATCTGCAGCTGTGCCCCAAAATTATGATGCTTGCCTGCGATTCGGTAGTTTGCGACTACGGAAATGAGATCCGCGTCGTCCGCTTCCCTATCGTGGCTGACAAGTGCCACTAA